In Actinopolyspora saharensis, the genomic window CGGGGGCGGGACATTTTCATGCTCGGATCGCCGCGTGGCGGTGCCGACTGCGCGGGCTCGGCGCGCTCGTGTGGCGGGTTCCTCGCTGGGAGCTCCTGGCCGGTGCTTCGGCGGGCCGGCGTTGTTTTGGCTGGTCGGACGGGGTTTCTGCGGGGGTGGGCACCCCCTTGTGGGAGGGTGCTTCTCGGCGGTGTAGAGTATTAACTACAACGAAATACAGCGCAGAACACGGCGCGGGGTGGAGCAGTTCGGTAGCTCGCTGGGCTCATAACCCAGAGGTCACAGGTTCGAATCCTGTCCCCGCTACTTGGTTCGCCCCTTCGGGCTTCGGTCCGGAGGGGCGTTTTTTGTTTCTGGGGTTGGTGGGGTCGGCGGTGCCGGTTGCTTGGGTGGTTGCGTGGCGGAACCTCTCGCGGGCTCTCGCTCCGGGGAGGCCCGACATCGGGTAGGCACCTACACAACGTCGGGCCTTCCTCGCGAGAGCACCACGAGAGACCCCCGGCGATGCTGACAGCTCAGGCTCAAAGCGCTCGCGTCGGGGCGAGCCTCTTGGTCGGGAGTTCCTGGCCGGTGCTTCGGTGGTTCGGCGTTGTTTTGGCTGGCCAGGAGAGAGCGAGGGGGATTGTGCACCCCCCGTGCAAGAGTCCCTTCTCGGCGGTGTAGAGTATCAACTACAACGAAATACAGCGCAGAACACGGCGCGGGGTGGAGCAGTTCGGTAGCTCGCTGGGCTCATAACCCAGAGGTCACAGGTTCGAATCCTGTCCCCGCTACTTGGTCAGGCCCCGGGATGCTTCTCGGGGCCTGAAACCTTTTCAAGGGGTGTTGGTGCGACCGTGCCGCTCGCCCCGCGAGACGTCACGGCGTGGTCGCCCACCGGATCTTCGTGGGGGTCGCTCGGTGGAACCCGCCGCTGTCCGCGAGCGGGTACCCCGACATCGGGTGGATGGTCGCTCCTGTCGGAACATCCGGCCCGGCTCCGCGGGCGGACGGCCGGGCCGCGGGGATCTCCCGAAAGAGCTTCGGACGGGGACGGTGTCAGCTGTCGGCCCACTTGCGGGCGCAGTTCGGCGAACAAACCCGTCCGTCGCTGCTCCCGCTGCGCACTGAGCGCATCTTGCGGCCGCACACGATGCAGTTGCGCGGGGTGTCGACCTGGATCGGCATCATCGACTTCGCGCGCTGGGTGACACGATTGGTCACCTTGCTCCTGCCCTCGGCGAGCTTGGTCCGCAACAGACTGCGATGCACGGTGCTACCTCCCTTGTCCAGGCGGGTGTCGTACGCGCACCCGTCGTGGTGCCCGACCCCTTTTCTCGGCCGGCCACTGTGAAGGGTGCCCTTAGTACGGGCCATTTTGCAGCCTTCGAACAAGAATTCCCCCGTTCGGGCTAGCAATAATCCCTGTCCAGCGGACGGTGAGTGTACGAATTGACGGTTGCGGACGGATGATGTTGCGTTTAAGGCGAAACGAACTCAGTTCGTTCGCTGCAAGTGCTCCACTGGAAGCGGTGCGTGTTCGAGAACTTCTCTGAACAGGCCTTCGAAGCGGACACGCGCTACGGCCATTGTGGACACCCCCTGCGCATCGTGGCACCGTAGAAGCCGTGACCGACCTGAATGCGACTTCCGCAGCCTTGCTGGGGCTCCTCCACGAGGGGCCGATGACCGGTGGACAGCTCGTGGCTGCCGCAACCGACCGGTTCAGCGGATTCTTCAGCGTCACCCGCAGCCAGGTTTACCGGGAACTCCCCGCGCTGGCCGAAGCGGGCATGCTGCGCCTCGGCAAGCAAGGCCCCCGTTCCAGTCAGCAGTACATCATCACGGCGGCGGGAAAACGTGCCTTCAAGTCGTGGTTGAACACGGAGCCGGGGCCGGACAACGTGCGCAGCCCCCTGCTGCTGCGGTTGCGTTACGCCGGGATGCTGACCGCCAAGCAGCGCTCCCAGCTGGTAACCTCGGCACGGGAGCAGTACGTTGAGAAGCTCAACGAGGCCAAAAGTGCGGCCAAGGTGGCCGAGGACCCGTACGAGAAGGCCGCCGCCGACTTCTCGGTCGCGCACAACCGCGCGGTCATCAAGATGCTCGACGCCATCCCCGAGTGATCCCCGAGTGACCGCTCACCGGCGGAGCGGGGCCGGTCCACGTCGGTGGCCGTGAGCGTGTGAAGTAGGCTGGGTAATCGTGAACCCCGACGTCGCCGCCGAACTCAAGGACCTGTCCGAGACCCTCCAGGGCATCGAGCGAGTCATGGATCTCGACGCGTTGCGAGCCAAGATCGCCGAGCTCGAGGAGGAGGCGGCCCGGCCGGATCTGTGGGACAACGTCGAGTACGCCCAGCAGATCAACAGCCAGCTCGTGTACAAGCAGGGGGACCTGCGCAAGATAACCGGTCTGCGCCAGCGCCTCCAGGACCTGGAAGTGCTCTACCAGCTGGGTGAGGACGAGGACGACAAGGCCAGCGTCGCCGAGGCCGAGCAGGAGCGCGCACAGCTGAAGAGGGACCTGGCCGACCTGGAGATCCGCACGCTGCTGTCCGGTGAGTACGACGAGCGTTCCGCCATGGTGACCATCCGCGCGGAAGCGGGTGGCGTCGACGCGGCCGATTTCGCCGAGATGCTCATGCGCATGTACCTGCGCTGGGCCGAGCGGCACGAGTACCAGGTGGACGTCTACGACACCTCGTACGCGGAAGAGGCCGGGGTCAAATCGGCGACCTTCCGGGTGGACACCCCCTTCGCGTACGGCACGCTCTCCGTGGAGCAGGGAACGCACCGGTTGGTGCGGATATCGCCGTTCGACAACCAGGGGCGCAGGCAGACCTCCTTCGCCGGGGTCGAGGTGCTGCCCGTGGTGGAGGAAACCGATCACGTGGAGATCCCGGAGAAGGACATCCGCATGGACGTTTTCCGCTCCTCCGGGCCCGGTGGGCAGAGCGTGAACACCACGGACTCCGCCGTGCGGCTCACCCACTACCCGACCGGCATCGTGGTGTCCTGCCAGAACGAGAAGTCCCAGTTGCAGAACAGGGCCGCCGCCATGCGCGTGCTGCAGTCCAAGCTGCTGGCGCGCAAGCGCGAGGAGGAGCGTGCCGAGCTCGACGCGCTCCGCGACAGCAGTGGGTCCGGTTGGGGCAACCAGATCCGTTCCTACGTGCTGCACCCCTACCAGATGGTCAAGGACCTGCGCAGCGGTTACGAGATGGGCAACCCGGAGGCCGTGCTGGAGGGGCAGATCGACGGGCTGCTCGAGGCGGGCATCCGCTGGCGCAGGCAGCAGCACGATCAGCAGAAGCAGGGCTGAGCGCGCCCCGGTTCCCGGGAGTTACGCTGAGCTGTCGGTCCGGCGCTGTCGAGTAGTACGGGTGAGTGACGGTCCGGCTGAGGGGGCCAGGTAGGCTCACTGACCGTGATCCGGCTCGAACACGTGTCAAAGACGTACAAGACGTTGGCGCGCCCCGCCCTCGACGACGTCTCGGTCTCGGTGGACAAAGGCGAGTTCGTGTTCCTCATCGGGCCGTCGGGCTCGGGGAAGTCGACCTTCCTTCAGCTGCTGCTGCGCGAGGAGGTGCCCAGCGAGGGACGGGTCATCGTCGCCGACTGGAACGTCGCCAAGCTCCCGCGCAGGCGCGTCCCGAAGCTGCGTCAGCGGGTTGGTTGCGTCTTCCAGGACTTCCGCCTGCTGAACAACAAGACCGTCTCCGAGAACGTCGCGTTCGCGCTCGAAGTCATCGGGAAGCCGAGACACACGATCCGCAAGGTGGTTCCCGAGGTGCTGCAGCTCGTCGGGCTCGACGGCAAGGCCGATCGCATGCCTGCCGAGCTGTCCGGCGGTGAGCAGCAGCGCGTGGCGATCGCGCGGGCGTTCGTCAATCGCCCGCTGGTGTTGATGTGTGACGAGCCCACCGGAAATCTGGATCCGGACACCAGCCAGGACATCATGCTCCTGCTCGAACGCATCAATCGCACCGGGACCACGCTGGTCATGGCCACCCACGACCACTCCATCGTCGATTCCATGCGCAGGAGGGTCGTCGAGCTCAGCCACGGCAAGGTCATCCGTGACGACGCCCGTGGCGTGTACGGCGTGGGTCGCTGAGCCGACCTCCCCGGCCGTGGCCGGCCGCTCCTTCCGACCTCTCCAGCCTTTAGACCGCACCGAAAGCTGACTCAAGATGCGCGCGAGCTTCGTATCCAGCGAGGTCGTCAACGGCCTTCGTCGCAATGTGTCGATGACGATCGCGATGATCCTGACCACGGCGGTCTCCCTCACGCTGCTGGGCAGCGGCCTGGTCGTGGTCCGCAAGGTGGATCAGGCCCAGGAATCGCTGCAGCAGGCGGCCGACGTCGTGGTTTACCTCAACGACGACGTCAGCGCGAACGACTCCACCTGCGAACAGCAACCGTGCGCGGGACTTCGCTCCGAGCTCGAGCAGGCCTCCGGGGTGCAGTCGGTGGAGTACCAGAACCGGCAGCAGGTGTACCAGCGGGCGATCAAGAAGTTCGAGAACCGCCCGGAGCTGCGCGAAATCGCGCGCCCGGAGGCGCTGCCCGCTGCGCTGTGGGTCGAGCTGAGCCAGAACGTCGACCCGGCCGCCATCAAGCAGCAGTTCGGTGACAGCGCCGGGGTGGCCAACGTCGACGACCAGTCGGAGTTCGTGCAGCAGATGGTCGGCAAGCTCAACGACGTCCGGGACGGGACCTTCCTGATCGCGGCCCTGCAGGCCTTCGCGGCACTGCTGCTGATTTCGAACACCATCCAGCTCTCCGCGTTCAACAGGCGCACCGAGACCGGGATCATGCGGCTGGTCGGGGCCTCGCGCTGGTACACCCAGTTGCCCTTCCTGCTCGAGGCGATGGTCTCGGGCATCATCGGCTCCCTGGCCGCGGTGGGGCTGCTCGTCGTGATCAAGGAGGCCTTCCTCGACGGGCTCATGCAGCCGCTCACCAACGCGGGGCTGCTGACCCCGGTCAGCTACGCCGACATCGCCTTCGTCTCGCCGATCCTGGTCCTGGTCGCCTCGGTGATCTCGGGGTTGACCGGTTACCTGACCCTGCGGTTGTACGTGCGGATCTGATCCGGACTCGCTCAGCCCGGAGGACTCGCTCCGCCCGGGGGTCGTGCGCGGTGCTCGGCGCGCTCGCGCGGGCGCTGCGCACGACCCCGCGGGAAACCGCGTCGTTGCCTCCAGCGGTTCGGGGCTATCCTCGCGGTATGCCGAAGGAACGTGGCCACAACCTGATCGCGCGCAATCGCAAGGCGCGGCACGACTGGACGGTGCTGGACACCTACGAGGGGGGTCTGGTCCTGACCGGTACCGAGGTGAAGAGCCTGCGCCAGGGACGTGCTTCGCTGGTCGACTCCTTCGCCACGATCGATCACGGCGAGGTGTGGCTGCGGAACATGCACATCCCGGAGTACACCGAGGGGACGTGGACGAACCACGCCCCGCGCAGGTCCCGCAAGGTGCTGCTCCACCGGGACGAGATCGAGCGGCTGATGGGCAAGACCAAGGAGAGCGGGCTGAGTCTCGTCCCGCTCTCGCTGTACTTCTCGGACGGCAAGGCCAAGGTCGAGCTGGCGCTGGCCCGCGGCAAGCGCATTCACGACAAGCGCAGGGACATGGCCAAGCGGGACGCCGAGCGCGAGATGGCCCGGGCCATAGGCCAGCACCGCAAGGGGATGCGCTGAAGCCCCCGGACGCGCGTGGCGAGAGGAGTCGGATGGACCTGACCTCCGGTTTGTCCCGTGATCCCTCCCTGGGGCCGGCCGAGGACACCGAGGTCCCGAGATGGTTGGCCGAGCTCGGGATCGACGGACTGGTGGATCTGCACACCCACTTCCTGCCGGAGCGGGTGCTGCGGAAGGTGTGGCAGTATTTCGACAGTGCCGGAGAGCATTACGGTATCGAGTGGCCGATCCACTACCGCTACGACGAGGCGACCCGGTTGGACACGCTTCGGGCGTTGGGGGTGCGCCGGTTCGCGCCGCTGGTCTACCCGCACAAACCGGGGATGGCCGAGTGGCTCAACTCGTGGGTCCACGAGTTCGGGACGCGAACTGAGGGAGCGGTTCCGACCGCGACGATGTTCCCCGAACCGGGGGTCCACGAGTACGTGGCCGCTGCCCTGGACGCGGGAATACACTGCGTGAAGCTGCACGTTCAGGTTGGTGAGTTCGACCCGCGAGACTCGTTGCTGGATCCCGCTTGGGGGTTGCTGGCAGAGGCGGGGACACCGGTGGTGATCCACTGCGGGCACGGGCCGCTGCGCGGACGGTTCACCGGGCTCGACGTGTTCGCCGAGGTGCTGGAACGGCACCCGCGGCTGGTGACCGTGCTCGCCCACGCGGGGATGCCCGAGTACGCCCGTGCACTGGACCTCGTGCGGTCCTACCCGAACGTGTACGTGGACACGACGATGGTGGGAGTGGCGTTCTCCGAGCGCTTGGCCCCGTTGCCGTCGGACTGGGGCGAGCGGCTCGTCGGGATCGCCGACCGCGTCGTGCTGGGGTCGGACTTCCCGAACATCCCGTACCCGTACGCGGAGCAGTTGGCTGCCGTGGCCGGTTGGGCGTTCGGGGACCGGAGGCTGGGAATACCGTTCCTGCGTTCGGTGTTGCACGACACGCCCATGCGGTTGCTCGGATGTGGCGGGGACGCGATCACCGAGATCGTGAATCGTCCCGAGGAATCGCTGGGTGTGCAGTCCACGGAGTTGGATCGCGGGATCGAGCCCGGATCGTGACGTGATCCGGGAATGATCGCGCGGCTGCGGGACGTTACACTTGATGAGGACGCCGTGGTGCGAGTTCCGCGGGGTCCGGGCTGTTGGAAAACAGAACACGGGGGTGAACGGTTTCGACTCTGGCCGTTGAGCCAAGGGAAGCGTGCCGGTGCAGGCGGAAGACCACCGAAAGCGTCGCCGTAAATTAACAAGCGCCGACAACAAGAGTCAGCGCGAGTTCGCACTCGCCGCATGAGCGAGTAGCGACTCTGTCGGACCGGGTGAGTCTCCGACCCGGACCCCGGCATCGTTTAGGGGACTCACCGTTGGGCTTGGTCGCGGAGCCCAACGGGACATCGCACAGCGACTGGGCTTGTCACACCGGCTTGTCCGCGTGACCGGTGAAGCCAAGCAGTGACATAGCGGACTGCGCACGGAGAAGCCTTGGTGAGGCGACAGAGGACCCGGGTTCGAATCCCGGCACCTCCACGAGCGGCCATCGTGGTCGCGAACTCGAGCATGGGCCCTGTTCGGCGGTTTACGCCGAGCGGGGCCCTTTTGCTGTCCCGAGCTCCCGCCCCGCGCACGGCTTTCCACGCGGGGTCAGTCGTGCTCGTCCGCTCCGGTCAGCCGGTGGTCGGCGGCTTCGACGGCCTCGGCGAGCAGGCGGCGCACGTGGCCTCCGCGCGCCCGGTAGAGCGCTCTTCTGCCCTCCTTCCGGAGGGTGACGAGCCCGGCGAGTCTGAGCTTGGCCAGGTGCTGGGACACCGCGGGCCGGGCCACCCCGGCCAGGGAGGCCAGCGTGGCCACGTCGTGCTCCGCACCGCAGAGCAGCCACAGCAGCCGCACCCTGGTCGAGTCGGACAGCATCCGGAAGGCCTCCGTGGCAGCTTCCACGTGCTCGCCGCTCGGCAGTTGTTGCCACTGCTGCGCTGCTGCGATGTCGTCGCGTGCGTACATGAGCACATATACTGCCGAGCGTCCGGTCGCGTCGCAAGAGCTGGAGGCAGCGGTGATGGGCACGTCCGGTTCCGGGCCCGGCAGCGGGCGGGGAGCGCGGCGGTACGAGGGGGCGGAGCACGCGCACGGTTCCCCGGGGCGGTGGACGCCGCGGGCGCTGTGGCACTCCCTGGCGCACCTGTTCGTCCCGCACGAGCACGACGCGGCCGAACGCGTCGATCACGCGCTGGAGACGAGTCGGGCGGGGATGCGGGCACTGTGGATCTCGCTGCTGGCCCTGGGGGTCACCGCGGTCGGGCAGGCCGCAGTGTTCCTGCTGTCCGGTTCTGTGGCCCTGCTGTCCGACACCCTGCACAACGTGGCCGACGCCCTGACGGCGGTTCCGCTCGGCATCGCCTTCCTGCTGGGCCGCCGTCCGGCCACCCGGCGGTTCCCCTACGGCTACGGGCGGGCCGAGGACGTGGCCGGGGTGACCGTCGTGCTGGTCGTGGCCGCCTCGGCCGTGGCGGCTCTGGTCGAGTCGGCGGGGAGGTTGCTCTCCCCGGGGGACATGAGCGATCCGCTGGTCGTGGCCGCGGCCGGTGTCGTCGGTTTCCTGGGCAACGAGATCGCCGCGGTGGTCCGCATCCGGACCGGGCGCCGGATAGGTTCGGCCGCGCTGGTGGCGGACGGTCTCCACGCGCGTACCGACTCGTTGACCTCGCTCGGAGTGGTGCTCGCGGCCGTGGGGTCCCTGGTGGGCTGGTCGCTGGCGGACCCGCTCG contains:
- a CDS encoding PadR family transcriptional regulator, producing the protein MTDLNATSAALLGLLHEGPMTGGQLVAAATDRFSGFFSVTRSQVYRELPALAEAGMLRLGKQGPRSSQQYIITAAGKRAFKSWLNTEPGPDNVRSPLLLRLRYAGMLTAKQRSQLVTSAREQYVEKLNEAKSAAKVAEDPYEKAAADFSVAHNRAVIKMLDAIPE
- the prfB gene encoding peptide chain release factor 2 — protein: MNPDVAAELKDLSETLQGIERVMDLDALRAKIAELEEEAARPDLWDNVEYAQQINSQLVYKQGDLRKITGLRQRLQDLEVLYQLGEDEDDKASVAEAEQERAQLKRDLADLEIRTLLSGEYDERSAMVTIRAEAGGVDAADFAEMLMRMYLRWAERHEYQVDVYDTSYAEEAGVKSATFRVDTPFAYGTLSVEQGTHRLVRISPFDNQGRRQTSFAGVEVLPVVEETDHVEIPEKDIRMDVFRSSGPGGQSVNTTDSAVRLTHYPTGIVVSCQNEKSQLQNRAAAMRVLQSKLLARKREEERAELDALRDSSGSGWGNQIRSYVLHPYQMVKDLRSGYEMGNPEAVLEGQIDGLLEAGIRWRRQQHDQQKQG
- the ftsE gene encoding cell division ATP-binding protein FtsE, whose amino-acid sequence is MIRLEHVSKTYKTLARPALDDVSVSVDKGEFVFLIGPSGSGKSTFLQLLLREEVPSEGRVIVADWNVAKLPRRRVPKLRQRVGCVFQDFRLLNNKTVSENVAFALEVIGKPRHTIRKVVPEVLQLVGLDGKADRMPAELSGGEQQRVAIARAFVNRPLVLMCDEPTGNLDPDTSQDIMLLLERINRTGTTLVMATHDHSIVDSMRRRVVELSHGKVIRDDARGVYGVGR
- the ftsX gene encoding permease-like cell division protein FtsX, producing MRASFVSSEVVNGLRRNVSMTIAMILTTAVSLTLLGSGLVVVRKVDQAQESLQQAADVVVYLNDDVSANDSTCEQQPCAGLRSELEQASGVQSVEYQNRQQVYQRAIKKFENRPELREIARPEALPAALWVELSQNVDPAAIKQQFGDSAGVANVDDQSEFVQQMVGKLNDVRDGTFLIAALQAFAALLLISNTIQLSAFNRRTETGIMRLVGASRWYTQLPFLLEAMVSGIIGSLAAVGLLVVIKEAFLDGLMQPLTNAGLLTPVSYADIAFVSPILVLVASVISGLTGYLTLRLYVRI
- the smpB gene encoding SsrA-binding protein SmpB, which translates into the protein MPKERGHNLIARNRKARHDWTVLDTYEGGLVLTGTEVKSLRQGRASLVDSFATIDHGEVWLRNMHIPEYTEGTWTNHAPRRSRKVLLHRDEIERLMGKTKESGLSLVPLSLYFSDGKAKVELALARGKRIHDKRRDMAKRDAEREMARAIGQHRKGMR
- a CDS encoding amidohydrolase family protein, producing MDLTSGLSRDPSLGPAEDTEVPRWLAELGIDGLVDLHTHFLPERVLRKVWQYFDSAGEHYGIEWPIHYRYDEATRLDTLRALGVRRFAPLVYPHKPGMAEWLNSWVHEFGTRTEGAVPTATMFPEPGVHEYVAAALDAGIHCVKLHVQVGEFDPRDSLLDPAWGLLAEAGTPVVIHCGHGPLRGRFTGLDVFAEVLERHPRLVTVLAHAGMPEYARALDLVRSYPNVYVDTTMVGVAFSERLAPLPSDWGERLVGIADRVVLGSDFPNIPYPYAEQLAAVAGWAFGDRRLGIPFLRSVLHDTPMRLLGCGGDAITEIVNRPEESLGVQSTELDRGIEPGS
- a CDS encoding ArsR/SmtB family transcription factor, giving the protein MYARDDIAAAQQWQQLPSGEHVEAATEAFRMLSDSTRVRLLWLLCGAEHDVATLASLAGVARPAVSQHLAKLRLAGLVTLRKEGRRALYRARGGHVRRLLAEAVEAADHRLTGADEHD
- a CDS encoding cation diffusion facilitator family transporter, with protein sequence MSTYTAERPVASQELEAAVMGTSGSGPGSGRGARRYEGAEHAHGSPGRWTPRALWHSLAHLFVPHEHDAAERVDHALETSRAGMRALWISLLALGVTAVGQAAVFLLSGSVALLSDTLHNVADALTAVPLGIAFLLGRRPATRRFPYGYGRAEDVAGVTVVLVVAASAVAALVESAGRLLSPGDMSDPLVVAAAGVVGFLGNEIAAVVRIRTGRRIGSAALVADGLHARTDSLTSLGVVLAAVGSLVGWSLADPLVGLAIGLAIAVVTYSAAKRVLARLMDSVSPELVERASRALQEHPEVRSVDAVRLRWIGHALRAEVELGVLGGLTLSRAHEVAHEAEQRLRTELPRLEGATVHAHPVDAAHGIR